A single region of the Winslowiella toletana genome encodes:
- a CDS encoding ABC transporter ATP-binding protein — protein sequence MSSAAFLETRQLSYQPAGLRHALVSNISLQLHAGERVALIGSSGCGKSTLLKLMLALLPASEGTVWCQGQLIRPASVRALRGYRQQVQYIAQDPATTLDPRRNVADALAEPLRQLTNSKPNIPQLEQALQQVRLDRHLLNQRCASLSGGQAQRVAIARAIALRPRFLLADEPLSGLDLPLRQQIGQLLADLADQNDMGLLVVSHDLSSVAALCHRVLVMHNGEIVEDAPTQQLLSNPQHPASQQLLNAIPRLPPLVCLQ from the coding sequence ATGTCGTCGGCCGCGTTTCTTGAAACACGCCAGCTCAGCTATCAGCCTGCCGGGCTGCGCCACGCCCTGGTTTCAAACATCTCGCTGCAACTGCACGCTGGCGAGCGTGTGGCGCTGATTGGCTCGTCCGGCTGTGGCAAATCTACCCTGCTGAAACTGATGCTGGCATTGCTGCCCGCCAGCGAAGGCACGGTGTGGTGTCAGGGCCAGTTAATTCGTCCCGCCTCGGTACGCGCTTTACGCGGTTATCGCCAGCAGGTGCAATATATCGCGCAGGATCCGGCGACCACGCTCGATCCGCGACGTAACGTGGCTGATGCACTGGCCGAACCGCTGCGCCAGTTAACCAACAGCAAACCCAATATCCCTCAGCTGGAGCAGGCGCTGCAGCAAGTCAGGCTCGATCGTCATCTGCTGAACCAGCGCTGTGCCAGCTTATCCGGCGGCCAGGCGCAGCGAGTGGCGATAGCCCGCGCCATTGCGCTGCGGCCACGCTTTCTGCTGGCTGACGAACCACTCAGCGGGCTCGACCTGCCATTAAGACAGCAGATCGGTCAGCTGCTGGCGGATCTTGCCGATCAAAATGACATGGGCTTACTGGTGGTTTCCCACGATCTGTCGTCGGTTGCTGCGCTTTGTCATCGGGTACTGGTGATGCACAACGGCGAAATCGTTGAGGATGCGCCGACGCAACAGTTACTGAGTAATCCACAACATCCGGCATCGCAGCAGTTGCTGAACGCCATTCCCCGTTTACCTCCTCTGGTCTGTTTACAATAA